Below is a genomic region from Fusobacterium canifelinum.
ACCCGTTATTGAAGTAGTTCTTGTTCCACCATCAGCTTGAATTACATCACAGTCAATGGTAATAAGTCTTTCTCCTAATTTTTCTAAATCTATTGAAGCTCTTAAAGCTCTACCAATTAATCTTTGAATTTCAACTGTTCTTCCAGTTAATTTACCTTTGCTAGCTTCTCTTGGATTTCTTTCATTTGTTGCTCTTGGTAACATAGAATATTCAGCAGTTACCCAACCTTTACCAGTACCTCTTAAAAATGAAGGAACTTTGTCACTTACAGAAGCAGTACAAATAACTTTTGTATTTCCAACTTCTATTAAAACAGAACCTTCAGCATAGATATTTACATTTTTTGTAATTTTTATTTTTCTTTCTTCATCAAATTTTCTTCCATCTTCCCTTAGCAAAATTTTTTCCCCTTTCTTATATCTTTATTAACATAATATTTGTAGTAAGTCCAGCAGCAGTACCTATAAGTAATATTATATCACCATTTTTAATTTTTTGCTTTTCTAAACCATGTGCCAGTGTCATAGGAACAGAAGCTGAAACCATATTTCCGAACTCTTTTACTTCATCTATATATTTACCTTCTGGTACTCCCAATTTTTCCATTATAAGAGGCATAGCAACACTGGCTTGATGAGGAATCACCATATCAATATCAGAAATTTTCATATTGTTATTTTCTAAAAATTCTTTCATCATTTTAGGAATTTTTTTCATAGATAAAGCTAATATAGTCTTTCCACACATATCAAACATAAATTCTTCTTTTGTGCTTTCAGAGTAATTTTCTGGGTGAAAATTACTTAAACCTCCACGAATTTCAGTTGAATGAGCTCCTTCTGACCAAGTTTTTTGCATAGCATCAATAACTCCAATTTCTTCATCAGTTTTTTCAATAATAAAGGCTACTGCACCATCACTGAAAAGTTGAAAACTTTCTTTTTGTTTAGGATTTAATGCTCTTGAAGCTACATCACAAGAAACAATCAATATTCTCTTATATCTTCCAGAATCTAAAAGATAAGACATAGTATCTAATGCTGTTATAAAACTTGTGCAAGTAGTATTTATATCAAGTGCAGGAATAGAAGTTCCTTTTGCTATTTTCTCATGAATTAAGGCTGCCATACAAGGTATAGGTTGTATGCCAACTGCACTAGCTGAAACTATGCAATCAATATCATCAATTGTAATATTAGCATTTTTTAAAGCTTTTTGACAAGCAGAAACTGCAAGAGAAATTTGTTTTTCATCTCCACTTATTCTATAACGAGTTTGTTCTTTAAAGTAAACTGTATTTTTAGGTAATTCTACTCCATATCCTTTAAATTGAATTTTTCTCATTCTATTACCTTCCTCACTATTCTTTTTAATTTTTTGGTTCTATCTATTTCATAATTTATAAATTTAATTTCTATATTTTCAATTTCCAAAGAAGTAAATAATTTATTAAATTCTTTTCTTATTAATTCTTTTTGCTTATCACTTATATTTAAGATAGCTACTTCTAATAGCTTATTATTTATTTGGAAAACCTGATATTCTCTTATATTTTCAACAAAGAGTATAGTTCTTCTAATAAAGTCTGGAAATACTACCACTTCTTTACCATTCTTATTAATAAATTTGAAAATATCATCTGAACGCCCCTCAATCTTTTCAATTCTTTGTAAAACTGAACCACATTCACAAGGCTCTGTTGCTTCAACTAAAATGTCATTGAGATAATAATTTACAAAAGGTTGACTAGTTCTTCTAAAATCAGTGATTATTGGATAAAATCTCTTTTCATCTATATATTTTTTTTCAAACTTTATTAAATCTTCATTTAGATGTAAATGTCCATATTCACAAGTGCAAGCTAAAAAGCCTTCTGTTGCCTGATAAATCTGATGTATTATATTTAGTTTAAATTGTTTTTTAATATATTCTTCATCAGGCTTTTCTAAAATTTCAGCAACTGAAATAACTCTTTTTGGAGAAATTTTTAACTCTCCTTCTTCTATTTTCTTAGCTAATATCAAAAGTAAAGAGGGAGGTGCAACCACCATAGTTGGCTTATATTTATTCAATCTTTCTATGTGTTCATCAATATCTTTAAAAGTGTCAAAATATTCTAAACTTATTAAAAATGAATTTATAGTTTTGTATAAGTCATTGTCTGCTCTCAGAAAAAATGCTATTTTATGTCTCAAAATATTATTTTTAGGAAGCAACTTAGCAAGGATAGTACCTGCCCATATTCCTTGTTCTTCTGGTGTTGTGATAAACATTCCTCTATGCCCAGATGTTCCAGAAGATAGCCCAACTGAAATATTTTTGTATTTTTGATTAAAATTTCTAGTTTTTTCACTATTTAAAGCAATATCCATTGCTTCATCTTTTTTAACTCCTAAGGTATTTAATTCATCAAAATTTTCCATCATAAATGCCTTATTCATAGTGAAGTCTTCTGTAATTTTATGAGTTTTAAAATATGGTGAATTTTCTTTTAAAAATTTTAAATGCTTTTCTACTTGCTTTTCTTGGTATTTTAAAAGCTTATCTCTTGAAGTCCACTTGCTAAAATATCTTACTTTAATAAAAGTTAAGATAATTTTAAATATTTTTTTCATTCTACCCCCCTTATCTTATATTTTAAAGAAAAAATAATAAATTATATTAATGTTACAAAATTTAAAAAATAAGTGAAATTGCATTCTAAATTTTAGATAAAAAATTAAAGCAAATAAGCCGAACAAATCTCGGCATGTTTGAAGCCAACTTGTTGGCAAATTTGCCGAATTTGTAGCGAATGTTAATTTTTTATCGTTAAGAAATTTAGCTAGCAATAAACTATTTTTTAAATTTTTTATATAAAAGGTTAATCATTTATTTTATTAAATATTTCTATTATTTTTTCTTTTTTATCATGGCTGACAATAACAGAAATATTATTCTCTATCAATTTTTTTAATAAATCACTACCTTTTCTATAATCTTCAAAATTATTTTGAATTTTTCTAGGAAGCCACTTCATTTTATCTGTAAAAGGTAAAAATTCTGTTCCCCAACACACATCAGCAGCAATAAATAAATTATTATCTGGCAAAAATAAACAAGCCTGCCCTTTTGTATGTCCATCTACTTCAACTATTAGCATTGATAAATCAGAAAATAAATCAAAGCTATTTTTATAAGGAAACAAACAATTTTCTTTATAATCATCTATCAATATCAGTCTATCTTCAAAATCATCAGGTAGTAGTTCATTAAAAATTAAAAGACTATCCTTTTTTAACTTAAAATCATTGTAACAAGTTTTGGTTAAGATTAGGTTAGAATTTGAAAAAAATTTTAAACCACCAATATGGTCAGGGTGTAGATGTGAAATAATAATATATTTAATATCTTCTTTATCTATACCTTTTTCTTTAAGTTGATAGTCTATCATATCTTCTTTTTTTAAAGTGATAGGATTGGCAAATCTATATAAAAAATATTTAAGATTATTTTTCAAAATATCCATAGAATAACCTGTATCATATAAAATATATCCCAACTTTTTATGTTTTATTAAAAAAACTCCTGCATAGAAATTGACTATTGTTTTATCAAAACCTTTAAAAACTCTTTTTAAATCATTGGTACAATAACCACAAGCAAAATAATCAACTTTCTCTATCATTTTTTCTGCTGTGTTCAACATATTTTTTAACTCCTTCTAGTATAGATATCTTTGGATGATATCCCAGTTCTCTTTTAGCCTTATCAATGTTTAGAGTTTGGCTATATTTCATTAAATATAAAGTATATTTAGTAATTGGTGGTTCTTTTTTTATTCTAAAAAATTTATAGACGATTTCTAAAAATGAAACCAAAGGTGAAACTAAATTATAGTTCCATTTTAAATATTTTCCTTCTGTTCCCATTTCATTAAAAAATAAAGTTAAAATCTCTTTAAACTCTATTGGCTCATCATTTGTAATATTGTATATTTCCCTTGAATATTCATTATTTTCTAGTGCTAATCTTAAAGCATAGGCAACATTTTCAACACAAGTTATATCAACTTTTTGTTTTCCATCAACAAAAAGAGGAATACCAATTTTTTTGTTTAAGTCTAAAAGTCTTGGTATTATACTTGTATCTCCTACTCCAAATAGTCCACGAGGACGGATTATCATATAGTTTAAATTAGAAGATTTAATTATATTTTCTGCCATAATTTTGCTTTTTATATAGTAATTTAAATCATTTTCTTTTGGTGCCTCGTCTTCTTTAACATCTAATTGGTCTTTTGCTCCTGCATAGATACTTGGAGATGAAACAAAAACTAATTTTAAATTTTTTTCTTCACAAACTTGAACAATATTTTTTGTCCCCAATACATTTACATTATAGAAATCTTCCCATTTCCCCCAAACAGTAGAAAGTGCAGCAGCGTGGATAACAGCTGAACAATCTTGGGAAGCCTTAAATAAATCATCTAAATTATCTATATCGCCTTTATAAAATTCAACATTTTCATCAATCAATGCTTTACCAATTTTTTCATTTCTACCAAAGGCAACAACTTGATAAGAGTTATTTTTTAATTCCTCAATTACATATTTTCCCAAAAATCCTGTTGCTCCTGTAAGTAAAACTTTCATTGCTCTCCTCCCTTTAATATTCTGTTGATTTCCTTTTCTAATAATTCACTAGGAGAATAATTATTAAAATCTTTTGATAATTTTTCTAAATTACTCCATTCCCTTTTATTTATCATTATATCAAAGGCTCTTAAAATAGACTTTCTTGATTTTAACTTAGCTACAATTCCGATTTTTGCTAAATCAGCTCTTACCCCATAATCAAATTGGTCATAATCATGTGGAATAATAACAGAAGGCTTCTTGTATTTTATACAAGAATAAAGTATTCCAGCTCCACCATGATGAATAACATAGTCAACTTTTGGCAAAATTTCATCATAATCTAAATAATAATAAATATGTAAATTATTTTTCTTTGTGATTTCTTTCCCTCTTTCTAAATAACTTCCCAATGAGACTACAAATAAATATTGTGGATATTTTTGAGAAAGTTCCTTTGCTATATCAATTATCAATTTTTTAGCCCATTTTAAATGAGTACCATTAGTTAAAAATATGGATTTTTCAAATTTTTCATTATTCACAAATTTTACACTATCTTGAAAAAGTGATGAGCAACAAGGTCCTGCCCATGAAAACTGGCTTGGAAAGTCATCCCTAAATTCCAGCTCTTTCATTCCTAGACCTAATATAGAATAAGGAGAATAGGTGTTTTCTTCTCCCTTTTCATTATATAAAGTGAAATTTAGTTCTTTTAATTGTTTTCTTAAAATAAAACAAACTAATTTTTTAAAATTTCTAACAAGACTTCTTGCTAATTTATCTCTTAATTTAAAGAAAAAGTTATTTCTTGGATAAAGTCCTCCCACATAGGCAGGAGTTGTTGTTTTATTTTCTATTGCAAAAGGTGTAGGAATACTCGTAATCCAAGGGATATTAAATTTTCTACACACAAAGCCCACTGGAACAGCAATAAAATCAGCTAGGACTATATCAGGCTTATTTTCAGTAAAAAAAGCTTCAATTTCTTTTATAACTTCTGGCATAAGTCCCATATTTTCTTTGAATTGTTTGTATGCAATTAGAGGGTTAGTTTGCCTATCTGTATCAGATATTTTTTCAAAGGCAGTAGGTTTATCTTTAAGTAAAACTTTTACAGAAAAACCTAATTTTTTAACAACCTTTTCTTTTTGAAAGCCGGTATAAACACAGATATCATATTTATTTTTTTCTTTTAATAGAGGGAGTACCAACTCTAAAATTGGATAAAGATGTCCACTGAAAGGTGGTGCAACAACAGCAAGTTTAATTTTTTCTTTGTAAGTATTCATAGATTATCTCTTTTAACTTTCTATCTTTAAAATATCCTAAATGTCCACAATTTACAATTTTATCAACTTTATGAAAATCTAAAAGCCAACTATAAATATCAAAAATACCTTTAAAAACTATTGTATTTTTTAGTTTTCCATAACCTTTACCCACAGGACCCAGTGCAAAAATTTTAATATTTTCATTATCATAATTAGTTAAGTCCATAAATTTTTTCCAGACATTTAAACCTGAACTCAGAGAAATGATTATAACATCTTTTAAAGATTTAATAGGTTCTAAATGTCTTAAAATCTCTTTTTCAAACCTTTTATTGAAAAGAGTATGAGGATAATAAATAATATTTGATAGACTAGCTTTTAAAATATTAATATCTTCAAATTCACTGTGTTCAAAATCTTCATTATAAGGAAAATTTGAATTTATTATTTTATAACCAAAATCTTTAAAAATATTTAAGATTTCAAATCTATCTGGCTCTAAGGCAGCAGTTTTAAGATTACTACTTCCACTTATAACAAAGACAATTTTATCTTCTTTTAAAAGAGTTTTTGAAATATCTAAACTTTCTAATTTCTTTAAATATTCTTTAAATTTCATAATGTATCTTCCCATCTTTAACTCTGATTTTTTTATTTCTCCATAGAATTACAGGTGGAGTTAAAAGAGTATATATTAACATAAAAGGCAGTAAAAATTCACTCAATAATTCATATAATAATTCCTTAGTTTGAGAAGAAGAAATTCTAAAAGGTTCATAGATAAATATTCTAGTTATATAAAATAATGCAACTTTTCCTATAAATAAATTAAGTGTTAGCACCAAATAATTTATTCCTAAATAGAAACTCAAAAATAATAGGATGGTTGGTAATAATGTTGGCAATAATATTATAAATAAAAATTTTATAGAAAAGGCATTCTTCATATAGACATTACTAAATAAAAGCCATCTTTTCATAAGAAGTATATACCTTTTAAAACTTGGAACAGTATTTCTTACATTACAAAAAATTGTACTTTGGATAATTTTTACATCTTTTGAAAGCAAATATGTAGCCAATGCCAAATCATCACAAAGCCAATATTTTATATTCTCAAAAGCAGAATATTTTTTTAAAATATCAGTTCTCAAAATATAGAACATTCCATTTATAGTCTTATTTTCTTTTAAAAAAGATAGAGAAAAATATGAAAAAATAGAATTAGAATTTATAAAAGCAGAAATTAATTTTGAATAAAAGCCTCTAATATTATAATTAAAAGGAATTCCTGTTGCTATCCATTCAGTTTTATCTTCTTCATAAATACTCAATTCATCTAGTCTTTTTCTATCTATCACACTATCATCATCTAAAATTATTGTATATTCAGTTTTAATTTTGCCTACAACTTGCTCTAACTTGAATATTTTAGGGTTTACTTCCTGTGGAACATCATCTAAATAATAAACTTCAATTCTATTGGAGTAATTTTTATTTTTTAAAATTTTTTCAACAGTCTGTATGGCTGTTTTATCACTTTTATCAACAAGCCAAATGAACTTCATATCAATAGTATTTTTTAAATTAGCTGTTAAGTCTTCTTCTAGCCTAGGGTCACCAGATAAAATAGGTTGAACTATTGTGTATTTACTTTCATCTATTTTTGATTTTTCTAAACTATTTATTTTTTGAAAATAAATAAAAGAAAAAATTAATTTTAAAATAAGTAAAATTATAGTTAGTGTCAATAAAGTATTAAATAATATTGTCATTTAATCACCTTTTTTAAAATTAAGCCTACAAGTTTTAATTGCAGTGAAATAGGTAATAAATTTATTAAAAATATAGATAGTTTATTTCTAAAACCAATAATAGAAAATCGTTTTTTTCTTTCTATCACTTTTATAATTCTTTTAGCAACATCTTCAGAACTCATCATAAATTTTTGTGAACTTCCAAATTTTTCCTGTATATCTTTATCAAAAAAATTACTTGCTGTTGGTCCAGGGCAAACTGCTAGGACTCTTACATTTCTATTTTTATGGGCTAGTTCTTCATCAAGTGCCAAAGAATAGTGTAATAATGCAGATTTTGATGAACTGTATACTGCCATATATGGATGTTGGTATAGGGCAGCAGTTGAACAAACATTTAAAATTACCCCTTTTCCTTTTTGTAAAAATTTTTCAGAAAATTTTTTAGTTAAAATTAATGGAGAAATAAAATTTACATTGACAGTATCTAAATCTTCTTTATCATTTAATTTTAAAAAATCAGTGATTTTTCCAAAACCTGCACAATTAATAACTAAATCTACATCACAATTTTCTATAATATTTTCTAAGTTATTTATATCAGTTAAATCATATTTTATACAGCTACATTCAAGAAAAGAATTTTTCTCTTCTAATTCTTTTTTTAATAAATTTAATTTATCAAGAGAACGAGCTAATAAAAAAAGTTTTTTACTTTTATTTGCTAAATTTCTTGCTAACTCTTTTCCTATTCCAGAACTTGCACCTGTGATTAAAATTTTTTCCATCATTTTTACTTCCTTAAATTTTTATATTATTAACCATTATAACATTTTTTAGATTTAGATAAAAAATTAATATTTTATTGAATTTATTCTTTACTAAAAAAGGATTAACTCCTGCTTCTTACAGAAATCAATCCTTATTAGTAAGTTAAATTTATTCAACTATTTGAGGTTAAGACACTATAACAGTCTTTTGTTACTACCACTCACGCCACTCATAAGTAATGTCAAAATCAGATTGCACTTGAGGATTCGGATAAGGGTATCCAGCCAATATTGCACATCTATCAATAATTTCACAAATCTCTTCTCTTTCTTCTGTTTCAATAGCTTGGAATTTTTTATTAAACTCATTGATATAGTCAACCAATTCTTTAACCTCTTTTAAAATCATTTCTTCATTTGAATAATTGTTTTTTGAAATTTTTTGTAAGGAATCTATATAAGTGATTATTTTCTTTTTTAATAGGGAAATATCTTTTTTCTTATAGTTAGATGAACTTAAATTTTCTAAAAAATATTCTATAATTTCATCTGCATATATTTTTATTTTGTCAAATTCCCCTTGTTCTTTTAATTTTGTTATTGCTAAATCTTCTTTTTCTTTTAATTCTTTCTCTGATAATTTTTCTGTTGTAATTAGTGAAGCAAGCTTAGATTTAAAAATTTGTTTCCAAGTTTTTTTTGAGTAAAAATCTTTTTTGTTAAATGAGGTATAATTAATTGTGAAAGTAGATACATATCTAAAAATTTCATCTGCTAATTCTTCACTTCCATCAAGTCCTAGCATACCCTCAGGAACTATTATTCTTTTAAGTGATTTACATTTTGTAAAAGGATTTCCAACAATATGAGTAAGTGTACTTGGAAGAACAACAGTTTCTAAATTTGTACAGCCTCCGAAAGCCTCCTCTCCTATTGCAACTACTCCTTCAGGAATTACAATATTCACAAGATTACTACAGTTAGCAAAACAAAGTGTTCCTATCACTTTTAATGTTTTAGGTAAAATTACCCTACAAAGAGAAGTACAAGCAGAAAAAGTAGCATTTGGAAGAATTTCTATTCCTTCAGGAATTTCTATTTCTGTTAAAAATTCACAACCAGTGAAAATACAGCTGTTCTCCATATCTTGAAATTCATATCCTTCTTTATCTAATAAATCTAATCTTTTTAAATTTTCTTCAAAACATTCTTTCCAAATACGAGGTGCATTTGGATTTTTTGAAATAGGGTATCTATTAAAAAGAAAATTTCCACAGTACTTTTTATTCCTTTCAACACGAAATAAAGTTGGAATTTCATTAATTTTTACACCTTTTTCCATTTTGATTTCCTTTAAATCACTATATTCAAAAACTTGTCCACAAAGAGTTACTCCTGACTTTAAAAAAACTTTCTCTATTGAATGATTAAGTGCAAAAAGTCGCCTCTCCAATGTAATTCCACTTGATATTGTAATTTCTTTTAATGAAGTACATCTATATGTAGGAAATTCAGCTGTCATATGTGTTACTTTCATACCTTCTATTATATCTGGTACTCCAGCTACTTTTGTACTATTTTTAAAACCTACAACAGTTAGTGTCTTACCATCTTCATTTATATAATAAAAAATATCTTTATATAGTTTTACATCTTTTTCTTCCATAAATTCTCCTCATTTTAAAATGATAATGCTTATTCCCTAATATGTCAATTTAGAAAAAGTTTTTAACTCACTCAATTCCTCCAAAATACTTTCAATATCTGCTTTTTCATCATTTACTGCAACTCCTGCAATGAGCCCTTCAACTAAAGGAGCATCTGCTATTTTTATATTTTTTGTATTGATTCCTTCATCAGCTAAAAAATCTATTGCCACTTGAGTATTTAAAACAGAACTTCCAATATCTACAAAAATTAAAGCTCCTTTATCTGTTTTGGCTTTTAATATAGCTTCTTTTATTATAAGTGGATTACTTCCTAAAAAATCTCCATCTGTTCCACTTCCATTAATTAAAGGAAAATCATATCTTTTCATTTCATTAGCAAGATGTATTGCTGCTTCAGCCAATTCTTTACTATGTGACACAACTACAAAACCTACCATAAAACCTCCTATATATTCTCACAAACTGTTTTTATCATTAAGTATGAAGATACTGCACCAGGATCTATGTGTCCTATACTTCTTTCACCTAAATAAGAAGCTCTACCTTTAGTTGCAATAATATTTTTTGTAGCTTCCATAGATTTTTTAGCAATCTCTATAGTCTCGCTCTTAATTTCCTTTAAAGTTTTTCCATCTGAAAAAGATTTTTCTAAAAAATTATATGTAGGTATTATGGTATCCAACATAGTTTTTTCACCTAGTACAGCCTTACCTCTTTTTTGTATTCCCTCTATCATAGAATTTAAAGTCCCAAGCAAAATTTGATTATCAAATTCTGTTTTTCCCTTTAAATATGTTCCAGCACTCATAAAGGCAGTTCCATATATTGCTCCAGAAGCTCCTCCAACTTTTGTAAGTAATAACATTCCCATTTTTGTGAATACATCAGATACTGCTAAATCTTTAAAATTTAGTAGTTGATTTTTTATTTCAGTAAATCCTCTTGCCATATTAACTCCATGATCTCCATCACCAATTTCTCTATCCAACTCTGTTAAATATTCTTCATTCTTTATTATTTCATCTGCTATTTTTTTAATTATTTCTAAAAACATTTTATCTCTTCCTTTTCTTTTATTAATTATGCAATTATTAAAATAAGCATTTTAAAATGCTATTGTATCTTCTTCTGCATTTAAAAGCTCTTCCATTTCCTTATCTAATTTCAATAAAGTTATAGAGAAACCACCCATATCTAATGAAGTCATATAATTACCAACTAAAGTTTTTGAAACCTCAACACCTTTCTCTTTTAATAAATCTTGAAGATGATTATTTATGATGAATAATTCAATTAATGTTGTTTCTCCAAGCCCATTTACTAAAACTGCAAATCTATCTCCTTTTTGAGCATTAGATTCAGCATAAATTTTTTCAAATAGTTTTTCAGTAAATTCATTAGCACTTGCTATTTTTTCACGATGAGTTCCAGGTTCCCCATGTATTCCTAAACCGATTTCAACTTCATCATCTGCTATTTCAAAGCTTTCTTTACCAGTTGTAAAAACTGTACAAGGTTTTAAAGACATACCCATAGTTTTTAAATTTTTAACAACTCTATTTCCAAGCTCTACTAATTTATCCAAGTCATATCCTTTTTCTGCTGCTGCTCCTAAAATTTTATGAACAAAAATAGTTCCTGCTATTCCTCTTCTTCCAACAGTGTAAGTACTATTTTCAACAGCAATATCATCATCAACTACAACTTGTTTTACAGTTATTCCATCTGCTTGAGCCATCTCTCCTGCCATTTCAAAATTCATTACATCTCCACTATAATTTTTAATTATAAGAAGAACACCTTTTCCAGCATCAACAGCTTTTATAGCATTGTAAACTTTATCTGCTCCTGGAGATGTAAATATTTCTCCACATACTGCTGCATCTAACATTCCATAACCCACATAGCCAGCATGAGCAGGTTCATGTCCACTTCCACCACCACTTATTAAGGCTACTTTATTAACTTTTTTATTTTTTCTTATAATTATAGGTTCGTTTTCAACTCTTGAAACTTTATTAGGGAAAGCTTTTATCATTCCTTGTACAACTTCTTCTACAATATTATTTTTATCATTTATGAGTTTTTTCATACATACCTCCAATTATAACTGTTTATAAAAAGGGCAAAATTATACAAATATAAGTATAATCTCGCCCCCTTTCATTTTATATTATTCTTCCCAGTTTTTACTTCTTTCAACTGCTTTTAGCCATCCAGCATATTTTTTCTTTCTGTCTTTTTCTGACATATTAGGAATAAATTCTTTATCTAAAACCCATTTTTGTTTAATTTCATCTTTACTTTCCCAGAAACCAACTGCAAGTCCTGCAAGATAAGCAGCTCCTAATGCTGTTGTTTCTAAAACAGTAGGTCTTTTTACAGATTCTCCTAAAATATCAGCCTGAAATTCCATTAAGAAATTATTAGCAGCTGCGCCACCATCAACTTTTAATCCATTTAATTTTATTCCTGAATCTTCTTCCATAGCCTTTAAAACATCTTTTGTTTGATAAGCTATTGATTCTAAAGTTGCTCTTATGATATGATTTTTATTTGCTCCACGAGTTAAACCTAAAATTGCTCCTCTAGCATACATATCCCAATAAGGTGCTCCTAATCCTACAAATGCTGGAACTACATACACTCCTGCACTATCTTTAAC
It encodes:
- the dhaL gene encoding dihydroxyacetone kinase subunit DhaL, whose protein sequence is MFLEIIKKIADEIIKNEEYLTELDREIGDGDHGVNMARGFTEIKNQLLNFKDLAVSDVFTKMGMLLLTKVGGASGAIYGTAFMSAGTYLKGKTEFDNQILLGTLNSMIEGIQKRGKAVLGEKTMLDTIIPTYNFLEKSFSDGKTLKEIKSETIEIAKKSMEATKNIIATKGRASYLGERSIGHIDPGAVSSYLMIKTVCENI
- a CDS encoding leucine-rich repeat domain-containing protein, whose translation is MEEKDVKLYKDIFYYINEDGKTLTVVGFKNSTKVAGVPDIIEGMKVTHMTAEFPTYRCTSLKEITISSGITLERRLFALNHSIEKVFLKSGVTLCGQVFEYSDLKEIKMEKGVKINEIPTLFRVERNKKYCGNFLFNRYPISKNPNAPRIWKECFEENLKRLDLLDKEGYEFQDMENSCIFTGCEFLTEIEIPEGIEILPNATFSACTSLCRVILPKTLKVIGTLCFANCSNLVNIVIPEGVVAIGEEAFGGCTNLETVVLPSTLTHIVGNPFTKCKSLKRIIVPEGMLGLDGSEELADEIFRYVSTFTINYTSFNKKDFYSKKTWKQIFKSKLASLITTEKLSEKELKEKEDLAITKLKEQGEFDKIKIYADEIIEYFLENLSSSNYKKKDISLLKKKIITYIDSLQKISKNNYSNEEMILKEVKELVDYINEFNKKFQAIETEEREEICEIIDRCAILAGYPYPNPQVQSDFDITYEWREW
- the dhaM gene encoding dihydroxyacetone kinase phosphoryl donor subunit DhaM; this translates as MVGFVVVSHSKELAEAAIHLANEMKRYDFPLINGSGTDGDFLGSNPLIIKEAILKAKTDKGALIFVDIGSSVLNTQVAIDFLADEGINTKNIKIADAPLVEGLIAGVAVNDEKADIESILEELSELKTFSKLTY
- the dhaK gene encoding dihydroxyacetone kinase subunit DhaK, which encodes MKKLINDKNNIVEEVVQGMIKAFPNKVSRVENEPIIIRKNKKVNKVALISGGGSGHEPAHAGYVGYGMLDAAVCGEIFTSPGADKVYNAIKAVDAGKGVLLIIKNYSGDVMNFEMAGEMAQADGITVKQVVVDDDIAVENSTYTVGRRGIAGTIFVHKILGAAAEKGYDLDKLVELGNRVVKNLKTMGMSLKPCTVFTTGKESFEIADDEVEIGLGIHGEPGTHREKIASANEFTEKLFEKIYAESNAQKGDRFAVLVNGLGETTLIELFIINNHLQDLLKEKGVEVSKTLVGNYMTSLDMGGFSITLLKLDKEMEELLNAEEDTIAF